In Betta splendens chromosome 19, fBetSpl5.4, whole genome shotgun sequence, the following proteins share a genomic window:
- the htra1b gene encoding serine protease HTRA1B isoform X2, producing the protein MRSAHRAARFLRTGLHSSQSKQEDAHLWLDRNQLSLCQQNPDSLRYKYNFIADVVEKIAPAVVHIELFRKSMFSKRELAVASGSGFVVSEDGLIVTNAHVVANKHRVKVELKSGDTFDAKIKDVDEKSDIALIQIEAPTKLPVLLLGRSADLRPGEFVVAIGSPFSLQNTVTTGIVSTTQRGGKELGLRNSDMDYIQTDAIINYGNSGGPLVNLDGEVIGINTLKVTAGISFAIPSDKIRQFLAESHDRRAKGKTSQKKKYIGVKMMSLTPLLTKELKEKLSDFPDVTSGAFVLEVIRQTPAEAAGLKESDVIISINGEQITSANDVSAAIKREETLRTVVRRGNEDVILTIVPEEVDP; encoded by the exons ATGCGCTCTGCTCATCGTGCAGCACGTTTTCTCAGAACTGGTCTCCACAGCTCACAGAGCAAACAGGAAGACGCGCATCTGTGGCTGGACCGGAACCAGCTGAGCTTGT GTCAGCAGAACCCGGACAGCCTCCGGTACAAGTACAACTTCATTGCTGACGTGGTGGAGAAGATTGCGCCTGCTGTGGTTCATATCGAACTGTTCCGCAA GTCCATGTTTTCTAAGCGGGAGCTGGCTGTGGCCAGTGGATCTGGGTTCGTGGTGTCAGAAGACGGGCTCATTGTGACGAACGCCCATGTGGTGGCCAACAAGCACCGAGTCAAG GTGGAGCTGAAGAGCGGAGACACGTTTGACGCCAAGATCAAGGACGTGGACGAGAAGTCCGACATTGCTCTGATTCAGATCGAGGCCCCG ACCAAGCtgccggtgctgctgctcgGCCGCTCGGCGGACCTGCGGCCCGGCGAGTTCGTGGTGGCCATCGGCAGCCCCTTCTCCCTGCAGAACACCGTCACCACCGGCATCGTCAGCACCACCCAGAGGGGCGGCAAGGAGCTGGGCCTGCGCAACTCAGACATGGACTACATCCAGACCGACGCCATCATCAAC TACGGCAACTCAGGAGGACCACTGGTCAATTTG GATGGGGAGGTGATCGGCATCAACACACTGAAGGTCACAGCAGGAATCTCCTTCGCCATCCCCTCAGACAAGATCAGACAGTTCCTGGCAGAGTCCCACGACAGACGGGCCAAAG GTAAAACGTCCCAGAAGAAGAAGTACATCGGTGTGAAGATGATGAGTCTCACTCCATT ACTGacgaaggagctgaaggagaagctgtcAGACTTCCCAGATGTCACGTCCGGGGCGTTCGTCCTCGAGGTCATCAGGCAGACGCCGGCGGAGGC AGCTGGCCTGAAGGAGAGCGacgtcatcatcagcatcaacGGCGAACAGATCACCTCAGCCAATGACGTGAGCGCCGCCATAAAGCGGGAGGAGACGCTGCGGACGGTGGTGAGACGCGGCAACGAGGACGTCATCCTCACCATCGTCCCCGAGGAGGTCGACCCTTGA
- the c19h10orf88 gene encoding ATPase PAAT has translation MVDIASGAAWVCRAQDHHLADVLLPVHINSTDSEEEELSHSEVAGTNVGSPVLLEQTEDGSPCVLTVQCSPNSGTSISRLLVISEARTVEVYDHMGEYCGTVRGERDDRIQPVSEGRGPFYRKQLTLEHPSPACNLKLLSLASKSSVVVCRVVVGLQLHQPCKDRGPGIDMQQVQCLVEEMGTSLSPGAQNLMEMVQFQQKNQTSSLGGFLPLLMSSGTISALAHQRNTSSTASLVDSVRPPDQVPPSQNGTTSGDSSSSSPDLPQSDVSSTSTRSGSVNYSQLAGMMSHFLKGQGCDPALSSSSELLPILQSVCGQVTQLRLDDAAVALEKEKLMGNGTWELDSVMERRLEEMERRLKEHLDRRLDALEEKLEKALLSALPLVALNQGAMSSALGAASAGSLETGQTPAMH, from the exons ATGGTGGACATCGCTAGTGGAGCAGCTTGGGTTTGTCGTGCGCAGGACCATCACTTGGCCGAtgtcctgcttcctgttcacatcaacagcacagacagtgaagaggaggagctcagtCACTCAGAGGTGGCCGGGACAAATGT TGGCAGCCCAGTtctgctggagcagacagaggacGGATCTCCCTGTGTCCTGACCGTCCAATGCAGCCCTAACTCTGGCACCAGCATCAGCCGTCTGCTGGTCATCAGTGAAGCTCGGACCGTAGAGGTGTACGACCACATGGGAGAATACTGTGGAACAGTACGAGGAGAGAGGGATGACCGCATTCAGCCTGTCAG TGAGGGTAGAGGGCCGTtctacaggaaacagctgacactGGAGCATCCATCTCCAGCCTGCAATTTGAAG CTGCTCTCTCTTGCCAGTAAAAGCAGTGTTGTGGTTTGTCGAGTTGTTGTGGGTCTTCAGTTGCATCAGCCCTGTAAAGACCGCGGACCTGGCATTGACATGCAGCAGGTGCAGTGTCTGGTTGAGGAGATGGGAACAAGCCTTTCACCAGGAGCCCAGAACCTCATGGAGATGGTTCAATTCCAGCAGAAG AACCAGACCAGCTCTCTGGGTGGTTTCCTGCCACTGCTGATGAGCAGTGGAACCATTTCTGCCCTGGCTCATCAACGCAACACCTCCTCAACAGCA TCTCTTGTCGATTCCGTCAGGCCTCCAGACCAAGTTCCACCATCTCAGAACGGAACAACATCAGGcgactccagctcctcctctccagaCCTGCCACAGTCTGACGTCAGCAGTACGAGCACAA GGAGCGGCTCAGTGAACTACAGCCAGCTGGCGGGAATGATGTCACACTTCCTGAAAGGGCAGGGATGCGACCCAGCATTAAGCTCCAGCTCTGAGCTTCTCCCCATCCTTCAGAGCGTGTGTGGTCAAGTGACACAGCTGAGGCTGGACGATGCTGCTGTGGCTTTGGAAAAGGAGAAGCTGATGGGAAATGGCACATG GGAGCTGGACTCAGTCATGGAGCGCCgtctggaggagatggagaggaggctgaaggagcATCTGGACCGTCGCCTGGATgccctggaggagaagctggagaaggccCTGCTGAGCGCCCTCCCTCTGGTTGCTCTTAACCAGGGAGCGATGAGCTCGGCGTTGGGAGCAGCATCCGCAGGCTCATTGGAGACTGGGCAAACACCAGCCATGCACTGA